CCAGCCATAATTTACCCACTGCCACTATTTTCCCAAGACAACAGCGGAAAACTGCTGCGCCAAAAGGAATGCCTTCGATGCACCACACGAGCACTCAAACCACTGTGTGGTTCTGACCTTCCTGGTGAGCTTAACCGCTTAGAGGAGGTAGCGCTTCGGAGACTTCGAGTGGGGGTTGCTCTTACGCCGGCATTTGGAACCACCTGCCCCTTTTATGACGCTCTTATAACTACCGTGGACGTGACACACTTGCCCTGGTCATGACCGGGCCTATAGCAAGCACGCCTTCGTCATCTTCGAAACACGGGTCACCATCCCGGTCGCCCTCCGGACTTACAAGAATAAGAGGACCATTCCTTCGATCTCTGTTAAACTTTATGCACGAGTGCAACTTGTTTATTTATGTGTGATGAACCTGTGTTTATCTATGATTTTTATGCCAAAGGGCAGtctttcgaataaaaaaaagtcTGCATGTGCACACCGTATTGAACAATCCactctgaagccaatttgattgattgatatgtggagtttaacgtcccaaatccaccatatgattatgagagacgccgtagtggagggctccggaaatttcgaccacctggggttctttaacttgcgctccaatctgagtacacggacctacaacaattccgcctccatcgaaaatgcagccgccgcagccgggatttgatcccgcgacctgcggatcagcagccgagtaccttagccactagaccaccgcgacggggcaactgaagccaatttgatttcGATTTTATATTACATTCTACGCTATCCAAAGCATAATTCTTTTACGGAGCACCCAATCAATGAGCTTCACCATATTATCAGTTAGGGAAATAGGTCGAATGTTTTCAATGGTATAGCCGAATATTTGTCCTTTTTGTATCGGAGTTATTTTGGATAATTTCCAATCATGCCCCTCTGCCTCATCTTCTTCGCCACCGAAATGCAATAGCTGCGACATCATTAGCAGtgtttctttcctctttctttttccgAAAGCGTGTTTTATTATGATTGCGCTTGTCCAAGACGTCTACCACTAAGAGCGAAACTTTGCCATCACTTTCAATGCTTCACCTCCGGGCAAACTGGAAAAGATTTTTCCTCGATGTTGGAAATGTCCACATGAGAGAAAGGGAACGCTTTTCTTTAGCGAACAGTTCTAGCTTAAGCTCCGTACCAGAGATGTTCCGCGCAGGGAATTTTCTCTTTTTCGGAAAAATTTTGCCTGTCAttttcagccaaagaaaaaaggGAACCTTCATGATATTGCAGAAATTTTCAGGAATGGTTGAATTCACCTATGACGACCGATAAATAGTGGTCACAGTGCTTTTTTATCCGCTGGAATCGGTTCtggcgcatgcaccacgcaagcaaaGCCCTTaagatttgtttctgatatttacgcgGAGCAATTTCTAGTTCACTAGTGGTGTTAGACTTGACGCCCACAATGTGCGGTGTACGAACGGTATATGAattaataaagtcatgcttttgttgtgcggcagtggaAGGGCTAGTCGAgatttcaaaagtcgccagtacgtGAGACACGCGTGCATAGATGGGGCAGGGAATTAATGCTATTGTGTAGGGAAATATGCTCAGAATTTTCTCAACGTTTGCAGGGAAAAATTTCCCGAAATAGAAAGTTTTATGTCTCCGAATGGGAATTATGcggcgtagtacggaacatcactgctcCGTGCCAGCACTTCCAGTCAATTGGCCCGGTGTTCGAAAGAAATATCGGGAAGAAGATGGCCATGCTTCAAGGACGTCTTATTTCTTCCTTCCTCTCAACACCCCGTACGTTTCACTAAATTATTTCTTTGTATCAGCAAATTGATTATCTGTTTGGTTCTTTCAACTATCAGCCAACCTTGTTACGTTCATTTTGACTCTAGCGCCAGAAATAAGTTACAAACATTTGTAGGCACGAgatggagctcactcagactcaattATGAACTATATTTAACCCTTAAGTCTCCTTCGCACTCCCACTCATATAAATATTTCTCACCAGGACTCACTCATACTCTGACTCACGGTTTGCTGACCTGTGGTTACAGATTTCTGCACAGCTCTAGCATTTCGTATGCAGGTCGTTAGGTAGTGGCCTATCTGGAATCTCTTTAGGTATATTCCGTTCACAAAACGTAACGCTGTGGAAGCATAGCAAGAAGTTCGGCTATCATAATACATAACTCCGTGTGTTTTGTGCCTACATTTAGTGTTTGCAAATGTTCGTGCAAGCCGATAACAAACCTGTGCTTGAAGCGCCGCAAGGAGCTGCAAGTCGGAAATCACATAAATAAAAATTATTCTAGAGGGGTGTTCTAGCCCCAGTTTTCCACAATTTTTGGTCAAGGTGTCAAGCATGTTTGTACGTTatcaaaagtaaataaatagcaGTTTCAAGTTTTTTGGTAAGAGCAAGCTCCTTGCAGTAAGTAGCATGGCCAGAGCTGACACATTCGGTATGTGCCCCTCCTGAAATTTCTTTTACCTTGAGAAACTGAGCAATAAATGGCATTTAGGCCACACTTACCTGCCCAGCCCTCGCTTCAAACTGAGGACGTGCCTCCCCACTACCTGCGAACAAATTGTCGGCTACGATAgttcttgtgtatttatttttatcGCGTTGTGTTAACATTGCTTTTTAAATAAAATTTATAGACTGTTAACTTTAATTGCTACTGCGTAGTGTTGTTGCCTGCACTGTAAACTGATAGAGCTAATAAACGAATGCATTAACTTTAAAGCAAGTCTGGCTAGAACTAATGCTGCATTTCTTTAACTTCTACACTGTATTCTGGTTTGTCCCCTCTATTATGTACAAACTGTACACTGATGGTCTTAtgaaaatatttattattatataAATAATTAGTTAATACTTAGAACGCCCAACTATTGCTTGGTTCGAACACAGCTACAGCGACAAGTCACGCCAGTTTCTTGACTGTCGCACGCTATGTATGAGATGGAATACGAAATTATAACCGTTATGAATCTCGACAAAAATGACTGCCGCTGCGCGAGCGCGGCAAAATGAAGAGCCATTTTGTTTGTACTTATGTCGACGTCTTACTACGATGAACCACTGACAGACTGAGCTATAAATATGCAATAGTATAGATAAGAGAGATTCCATAtctgtctctctttcttcctttctctctctctctctctctctctcacactacACTTATTACAAGTACCCAaccacgcacgcgcacacatagTACTTCAGCCCTATGATATTGGCGACGCTAGAGAGATCGCAAAAGCAGTTCTGAGAAAAATTGTAGCGTAATATAAGGTACACCCAAGAAGAATCatgaacctcccccccccccgccaatgTTGTTAGCATGCGAGAGGAAAACTCTGGCACGCTAGCTTCGAATTGCCAACCTCAAGGATCATTCATCAATCAAAGAAACTTCCTTCTACTTTCTGTGAATCTCAGCTTCGCGTGACAGTTACGCGGAACAAAAGAACAACGAGCTGAACGAGAACGCTCAATTTCGGGGTCGATACGGCACGTTTTTCAAGTCGAAAGAAGACGGGTGTCGCGTTTAAGGAACGTGGAAAAAAAAGCCCTCGTCTTAGCTTCCAAGTTCAGGGAGGTCGTACGAGAAAATAACCAGATTGGTGCATAGGAGAGGAGTACAAAAAATGAACTCCGTCTTATGGTAGATTTCGACAGTCACAGCGCCAGAACGCGACGTCCGGTTCAGAACAAGAGTTTGTGCGAACACAAAAGAGCCTTTTTCCGAGTGACTCCTCATACGTATAGGGCATACGATTCGCAAATAGCGTGCGAACCTTCGAGCCTTCTGCTTACATATCGGTGAGCCACGTTCAAGAATATAAAGACAAGTTCATATCCGTAAACCAGTGCGCGGCAACACAGCCGCCACAGGAGCCCCGAGATGTGAGCTCAGTGATCGATCAGTGATCAATCAGATATCCTTCAAAGGTCTTGACACGAATGAGCTGGGTGTAACTTTGAGGATTCATGAAGCGTGGTGGACAATATTTACATGCTTGCAAGAGTGCACTTGTCTCGGTGTAGCTCTTTCAATGCGTCAAGTGAAATGTTCTCATAGTTGGTTCGACCACAGCCCTACACGCTGACCATCTATCTCTTCAGTGGGCCCGAAGCAAGAGAACTTCTGTCCAACCCCAGGTGATAGCGCACTTAGTTCACTGCACGTACAGATCTAAGAAGCACCGTTTCGTTGCGGAGGACAGAGTGGAAAGGAAAAGCGTGGAGAGGAAATCAACTATGCTCTCTCCGGTTTGCTACCCCCGATACGTGGAGAGGATAATAGAATGATTGAAGTACAGGAAAACAGGCATCGCAGGCTAGGCGCGTGCTGTGGTTGATGTCCAACGCTTCTGCAGCCGGTTATTCAAGTCTAGCGTAGGTACCGTGAGTGAGTTAGCGTGGCTTTCATGACAGGTTATCTGTGAGGCCATGGCGCCGGAAAATATTAGAGTATAGTAAAGTTGCATGACGATTAGTGCGATTTTTGCTTATCACGAATACCAAACGTCGCTAATATTCTTGTCAAGCACACTAGCCAAAGAAAGGAAACATTTAATTAGGTTGAGCTTTGACAATTTGTTCTACTAAAGGTTGTGCTATAAACGGCATGAATTTCACCAAAGTTTATCATTCGGGTCATTCGTTCGCTGTTAAATCAAGAAAAGATCGTTTGAAAACGGCCAACAAGCTCACTCGGAGACACGGACAAGGCTCTTCTTTTCTTTGGTGTTCTAATACCCTAAAAAACTTTGGTAATGCTTTCAAAGCGTTATATCACCTAAGGAGTTCCAAATTTACTCAGTAATTAGATACAAACTATTTGTAACATTACCTTATGAAAAGTGTGAGCTTATATTTTATAGGTTATGGTTCATCAACTCTCAACCATTTGCATCAACGTTATGAATATTGTAAAAAAGCAATATTTGTTTTCCATTCACGCCAATCACCCCCTTAAGCATTAAGCGTGCTATCAGCTTGAGTCCGATTCCGCAGCTGTCAGTGTTAATTCGATACGTATGCCACTCCCATTGCTGGTTGCTCAACTTTGATTCTGACGAAAGCACTAAGTTCTTAACATCTGAATTCACGCAGCTACTGTCAATAGGTAAGCGAAGACTGatgtttttattctttttttctttttgagagcGAAAAAATGGGCCTTTATTTCATGATATACATGGCTCTGCACGCATCAGTATAATGTGACCAGTCAACATTCTCATCATTATTCGACCTACGCTCACTGCAGCGTCTCCCCCGTGTTTCGCCAAgaaacccggtcctgtgccttctgctgccacgttatacctgaaGACTCGCAGATCTCATTTGGCCACCTTATTTTTTGTCTCCCTCTCACGCGTTCACCTTcccttggaatccagtcagttacccttaatgaccagcggtgatcctgcctacgcgctacgtgcacggctcatgtctatttcttcttttttgattTCGATTATGATattttcaacccccccccccccccccctctttccctGACCTACTCGGCTTTTTCCCTGTTCCTTAAATTTACACCGATCATTTTACTTTCCGCTCGCTGCGTAGCGAGCGATGGAAACGCAGTAAGCGATACAAAGGAAAATGTGACAAGAAGTGCGCATTACCTACTTCCAAAAATATGATTATGATGGTTAATTTTGGTGCCTAGTAGAATGTTACCATTATTTCTTACGCATACTCTGACGTGCAGAACTTTTCATACGGAAAAAATTATGGTTACGTGGTCCGTAGAATATGATTGGTTGTCAGTGCATATTATTACTGGCGACTGTTATTTAAAAAGCGAGTACACGTTGGGGACGAAGAGCCCTGCACGCGTGCGCCACTATTACGCGCGTTCAAAACTAGTTTGGCTCCAAAGTGGCTAGTCACAACTAACAAGATTTCTCATTAGGAGCATCGCAACAGATTTTTTTTCGAAGGAGATGTTGCACGCGTTCTCTGCATGAAGTGAAACGTAaggctatttctttttttttacatagtgCTCTGCGATAATTTTTGTTGCTCCTGTTGAGCCCCATAAATGGTTGATCTCTCTGGCAAGCGCGGTTAAATAGCGCACTGCGTAACTCTGCAGATTAAATGTCGACAGGAGTGATCAACAATGGCAGCTTTTCCAGTAATGCGTCATTTGCAGCTAGGTACGCGGAACCATGGCGAGTGCCGCAGAGCGTCTGTTCGTCTCGATGCAGGTAAGCATGAAGAGAAGGCGCACCGACCGCGTCGATCCCAGCGACCCGAGCAGCGTGAGTGTGTGGCGGGCGTGCGGTCAGGTCTACGGCCAGCTGGTGAGGGACTCAGGTCTCCCCGGCTCCGACGTGCTCGTCGAGGGAGGACGCGCGCGCCGGCTGCTCTGGCTCGCGGCTCTGCTCACCCTCGTCTACTACAGCGCCAGCGAGACGGGGGCCATTTTGAGGGAGTACTTCACGTACAGCGTGGCCGTCGCCTTCGAGTACAGCGCCAACGAAACGTTCGAGCTGCCTGACGTCACCGTGTGCAACGTCAACCCGCTTCGCCGCTCGAAGCTGTGCGCCCTGGAGGCATCGGAGCGAGCCATGGACTCAGAGCTGGAACGGCGCATCTGTGGCAAGCGACAGAAGTTCAGGGAGGTAGGCACTTGAGGAACGTTCATTGCGAGCACTTTCGTGAGACATAAGGAACCTGAAAGCGAAAGCTTTGAGCCCCTCGTACATTCGCCTACGGCAACTGCAAGGTGAAAACCAtcttgttctttgttttttctgaTTAGTCAATTTATTTACTCTTCTCCCGCAACCTTCCGAAACCTTTCTGCATATAATGTGGTTTCGCAATGCCTACGGGATTCGCGGCGTTGCAAGATTTCTGCAGCTTACCTGCCtttgcatggcctccgtgatcggcctaCCTTTCACCAAGTGACGGCGTCATGGGACGTCACGTGACATCATAGTCACACCATGGCGTCACAAATTCTGGCAATCTTCAGCTCCACGGTGATGTAAAATGGTGCATGACGGCGTCAACTGATGattatttcttgcatcactcgtgcCGAAGCCAACGCCGTGGTATGCCAACGCCACTGAAAATCAATTTTTGGATTCGATGTGGCATCTAAGGATTTTACCAAGAAAATATTGAGCCGATATCACGCACCCGAATGTTCCTTCTCTGACGGGCACCGTAGAGGTGTCTGTCCACCGAGAGGCAAGGCCAGCCAATCAGGACACGATGCGAAAAAGGCCTAATAACGCTACCGCGTTGCCCTTATAAGGGAAAGAATTAAGCGTCATTCAAGTTcttatttcttcttctttttttttttttgctctaagaATGCAGCTGAAACACCCAGACGAGCCCCGTTACGATAAAAATTGTATCTAAGGTATACAAACACGCCTACCACAGTCGGCAAGTTCTTGAGACAGACCAAAGAAACATCCCCGCGTGGTTGAGCTCGCTGGATAACAACCAGCGATAGCAACAAGCTGCATAACAACAAGCTGCAAAACAACAAGCTGGATAACAACAAGCTGCATAACAACCTGCTTTCCGAGAAAAATATTGCATTAATCAGAATTAAAATGGGGGCAGTACTTGCTAACATGAATTCTTTCCTCAACGCAGGCAAACACGCATGATCTGAAGCTGCAGCAGCGAATATCGGATTGGCTCGCCGAGATGGTGGTAAGAGACGCGAAGCAGGTCAGCGTGCTCGGCCACCAGTTCACCGACACCGTCGTCGACTGCAGTTACCACGAAAAGGACTGCAAGAACTCCAGGCGAGTCTGACCATGTTTCCGAAGCCGAGGCTTTTCTTAGTTTTACCGCCATGCAAGTGGCCGTAGACTGTAATGGTGTATGCAGCACGGTGCGGCAATTTTATACCTTACATTTTCTGCCATTCGTCTAATTTTGTGGCGACACGCCACGGCTACTCTGTGGACACCAGAGCAACTCACTGCGCCTTTATGTTACTCTTGCGCACCACCTGCCGCTAACTACCAATTTAATTATGTAGTGAGGGCTTCGCACCAATGTCCGGCACAGCCTTTACGCTGCGCTGATCTTTCTAAAATATTTACCGGAAGTAAAAGTTGTCAGGACATTAACTGGAAGTAAAAGTCCTGACaacttaaatttaaaaaaaaactgcaatttcACGTAGCAAAACTACGTTACGATTACAAGACACACTGTAGTGGGCGATCCCGGATAACTTTTGGACCTCTGttcttttttaacgtgcacatattATCGAGTGCACAagcgtttattttatttttatctaAAAGTACCTTTCATGCCCCAAGAGGTATGTCTTTGCACTGTTTCCATTCAAACGCGGTGACCACGGAAATCGAACTTATGTCCTCGAGCTTTACCGCGAAATGCATCATCTGTTAATCTCATCTCATCTAGCTTACGTCAGCTGTTAAAGAAGCTAATTATAATAAACGCTGATTATATTAACGGGGCATCTGTGCGGTGAAAAAGTAGCTCAGGCAGTGAACGACTTTCGCCAAGTTTTTATTGGTGGCTTCTTTCCTTTACGCATAAAACTGCAACAAGGCGTTGTTGTCACTATAATTTTCATGCTGCCCTGATACCAGACGGGTGAAAAAGTACCGTACTGTTTACACTCGTTGGTCGCGTCGTAAGACGTTTGGTGCTTTTTGGATTTACAACTATTGCAGGTACTTCACTAACAACACTAACGTCTGGTTCGGCAACTGCTTCTGCGTCCACTGTGAGAAAACGGATGACATCTTCGAGTACAACGCCCTGGCATCGCCTCGCCATGGTAAGCGACATTGGCGTCGCATGGCGCATAAATCACTTTAGTTCGCGCATCAACCGTGGAGCGTTTTCTGTGCTCACTGTTTTCTGTACGAAACGTAAAAAAAATGGCTCGGTGTATTCCTTTTTTTCCTTCCCCCCGTTTATTTCTAAACAATATCCTCGTAAATATAAATACGCGTTATCGAATGCAATCAAATGAAGGTGAGGATAGATTCGTCATTGTGTTTATCCAATAGTGACTACATCTAGTCACATGCTTCTATTTTTTTACAATGTAAGGATTGCTTCAGGAAAGAAAATTTCAGAGTGAGAAGCTTTATTTTTTGCGAAATCGctgtaattaaaaaaaatggaggtCCGTGTTTACAAGCTAACTTGCCCGCTAATCCTACCATCATAACGTAACTTCTTTCACTTGTAGTAGTCGAAAATAGCAAATAGCTTTCAAACTTTCTTCCTGACCATTTGCATTTCTCGTTCGCGTTAGATCTCAGGTTGCTTGCGTGCACAAGTTAAGCGGGTCACAAATACCAAATACATTCTGCTCGCTGATGCACACTTTCTCGCCAATCCGTATTCTGTCGCTACTAAATAAAGAAGATCCGAAACAAATTATCAGGGCATCTTCGCGCTAGGGGTGCCAGGCTTGAAGGCAGTGTGGGAGTGAGCAGCCTCATTTGATTCTCTTCAAATTTTCCCTTTATTTCCTCCtcggtttctttttcttttttcccttttttcctgtttttttctctgtttttatttctctatttttctttttagttCTTCTCTTACTTTTAATCACTTTTTATCTGTCGCTTCCTTCCTCTTGTTTTCATTCAGTGTTTCATACATGGTTCCGGCGGTGTTACGCCAGGTGACGACATCGTACGACAGCCCAGGCCCCTAAAGTGTTCTGggctttaaaaaaaaacgaagcgcagGAGACAAGGTGACCTCAGGATGACGTGTGATATCCCATGAGAGCTTTGTTGTATTCGAGTTGTTGCCTGTTGTAGCGCGTATTTTTTTAGCGCTTCCTCATAGTGTAGTAAATTTGTAGGTCCATAAATGACCCAGCCTCCTGAGGTATACTGCATCGGCGTGATGTGTCTCAGTTCCATGGTAACAGTACCTAATTAGTCGCGAGGGGATTGTCTTGGTGTTCCAGGTCTAGTGATGACGCTGAATCCTGAATTGAATGAGTACCTGCCCACGTCATACCAGGCGGGATTCCTCGTCATGGTACACGCTCACGGCACCAGGTAGGTTACGCAGCCACTGCATGCGGCCTTCGacaaaaaatatacatatatgcAAAAATGAatgcgtgattgattgattgattgattgattgattctatTCGCGCAGGCATTCGGTCTGCAGCGACGGCGTGTACCTTGCGCCAGGTTACACTACGTACGTTGGACTTAACGTGGTAAGCCAGATTTTGCGCGTCAGCTTTGACCACTATCATAAGTGAAATCTCGTTAACACGATTCCGCTTAATAcgtttttttggtttatattgcactttctttttttacggCCGACGCCTCTACAGGCAAAGCATTTTTCGTACGCCTAATACGATTTTATTTCCCCGTGGGCGTGGGTAATACACTCGCGAATGCTTCTGAAAACATCGTGTGGTTTCAATTACTACATCAATCAAGGGGCCATACGCCCGCGCGGCGCTGGTCCATAGAGGCCCTCGAGTGCTTCCGGTAGTGTGATGACGAGAAATAAACCGCAGGACGTTGCACCGGCGATCATCTGCTAGTAACTGCACACCAAGCATTACATGGGTTTCGCAGCCTCGTCGCAGGGGCTTGTCGAATTCAGTGATGAAACAGCTACTCGTTTCTGCGAATTTCAAAAAAATATACTCCCGCGGGACATGGGAAAATAATATCTTCAATGCAAAGAGACAATCTCTGTTAGGGTTTTTTATTAACAGCAAGTTCTGTGTCAAATTCGTACTCTTTGTGGTCTTTCGGTTCCTATTTCAGATAATGTAGTTTGAATATAATACGTTTTTATTCTTATTGCCTTTGAGAATAGTATCAGTGATATTCGTTAAAGAGtactcttttttgtggttctcttGGCACTAACAGCCTCAAACGTGAAAATGAATTTTTATTGACTCAATAAGCCAAAGCACGACTTGGACTGAAACAAGATAAGTTAGGGAAACCATGATAAAAAAACTTTTGTGCTTTTCTTGTGGAACGCATCTTGCGATCTGTGCTGTATTTTCTGTGTTCCACAGTGCCACAGCAGGGTCTCTCGCCCCCTACATCGCAGTGATGTTtgtacaatccccggagatcccgcccCATACCGGTTCATCCatgggcattgcttcaagaaaacGAGGTAACGCatctagtgagagtgaggacaccgagctgtactcCGCACCAGAcgacgagtcctcggaagacggcATTGAACCTGTGCTATcccgcaaggccaaacgaagaatcatgaacgcatcgtcggcatcaagtacagccactgcgAGAACTGCGCCTGAGCCAAAaatgcccttcaagtactggacgtgCTGAGTCCTGTGCaagcagccctagagtagaccatggctaacccaccactgtctttcagaaATGAGGTttgtaaagcagcaatactgcagtgaaATGGCAGTGGACAGGGATAGCGCGTTGCtgattttcgtcgatttgtgtacgtcattaCGTTTCCCGAAATCGTCATCTGTGAGCAGAACTTATCGAGTACAATaagactctccggatacgaaccttttatgtcgtctactgttactgaaatcAGCAAGGTTCTGGTGGTGATTCGTCAAGACCTCACTTACATCTTTCAACTAGTACCACCTCGTGACGAAAatcaatacgtatgcttaagagtgaaaaataGCAGGCTCAACATCaatgtggttggcgcatacctatcaccatcacgTCGGTTCGATAAAAAAGACTACAAGACATCATAGCGTCCACGCAAGACTGGTGTGTTATCATCGGGGATTTTACGCTCATCAGAcgttatggggaagtcagaaggccaacatgaagggcagaaatttggtgtcttttgcctccgacaacgaactttggttactgaacgatggcagtcctgcatttttacgtggctccgtATGCAGCAGCCGTCTCAACctcttttgtttcgcgaagcctatTGAAGCATATAGAATGGTTTATGGATATAATAAACGCGTGGGAGTGATCATATTCCAACATACGTCTACATCAGTGGATTGTCGCCTCTAAAAGTTTCCGACacggttaaaagagtggactggaaaaaaaactttcagtctcgtatggaagaccaatgccaagaacacataccagacttacaagaggccatcaagagcactgtgCAAGAGAGAGTGTGTACGATTTCATGCTCTGTAAAAGTGACAGACATCGACaaagagctggagcggcttcgagccttacGATGACGTGCTGAAAGAAGGTATTTGTGCACTAAGGACATAGAGAAAATTTACGGagtgctagacgtatgcagaagaagaacCAACGTCGGTTGGACAACCTAGAATCCCAACGCTGGATTAAtatctgcgagtcactcgacccccTTGAGCCTTTATTGCAGTTATGAAGGATATTACGAGGTTTTCGGTCATCCCTCATTCAGAAGTCATCATTCAGTGCCTTGGCCATTTACCAAAATTGACCAGATGTTGACGCTGCTGAAGAGTTCTGCGCCGAAGTTGTCCACCACCACGTCATTCCCGTATGGACCTCCCGTTCGCCGTTCAAGATCttaaagcagcactcgcttcgtGCAAATGTACCTAAGCTTATGGCTTTTCTCACGTTCAACGCATGTGATCAAGTCGacgacgctatcaattgatgaacGACCACGTTGAAAGCCAggcatggcatttgggtagatctcatgatataCCAAGTACCACTACAGGCGGCCgcagatcattctctccatcccTTTACCCAACCAACTAGCCAATGccatcgggcgataggaggagtgttgcaatggtgacttgccaggttTTATCAgcggtactagacgactagtttttcaACTTAAGGGGCGGGGCGGTGTGTACAGGTGGCCTAGAAAAACAATATAACCTAAAAAGACAATATCTTCGTAATACACTAAACAAG
The nucleotide sequence above comes from Rhipicephalus microplus isolate Deutch F79 chromosome 2, USDA_Rmic, whole genome shotgun sequence. Encoded proteins:
- the LOC142792988 gene encoding acid-sensing ion channel 3-like → MASAAERLFVSMQVSMKRRRTDRVDPSDPSSVSVWRACGQVYGQLVRDSGLPGSDVLVEGGRARRLLWLAALLTLVYYSASETGAILREYFTYSVAVAFEYSANETFELPDVTVCNVNPLRRSKLCALEASERAMDSELERRICGKRQKFREANTHDLKLQQRISDWLAEMVVRDAKQVSVLGHQFTDTVVDCSYHEKDCKNSRYFTNNTNVWFGNCFCVHCEKTDDIFEYNALASPRHGLVMTLNPELNEYLPTSYQAGFLVMVHAHGTSATAGSLAPYIAVMFVQSPEIPPHTGSSMGIASRKRGNASSESEDTELYSAPDDESSEDGIEPDCLNLCLQRTVVEKCGCLSAQLPQLQKLAKRPPARLVLYFDSLTYEHIRSVPKYDETRVLSNLGGISGMYLGLSFFVLFQVLDILVVGALRLRKTLRWDARERRLVVHASTRSQEDVQTIS